Below is a window of Coriobacterium glomerans PW2 DNA.
AGCCGAATAACGCCTGAGCGCACGAGAGCAGCAGCGGCCCGATTGCGACATACAGATATCGGTATTGAAAGATTGGTTTGCCGATCGCCGACAATACCAAAGTTGATACCATCAGACTGGCGAAGAGCTGGAGCCCTCCTCTGCACCTCCGATCGCGTCGATAGGCGAAAACAGCGGCAAGGACACATAGCATTGCCAACGATATAGCGAATGGGTCGGGCTTCGAATATATCGATCCGATGGCAACGCCACAAGGAAGTCCGAACGCTGAGGCAACCGCATCGGCAACCCACGGGTCAATAAAAGGGAAGAGAACGGCCTGCACAAGCGCATCGGGATAGCGAACCGTAATCCAAAAACCCGATTCGACTTTCACAATCTGCCGGAGGAAGATGATCAGCCATGGCAGGTAACACAAAACTTGCAACACTGCACCGACAACAAGACCAGCGCGTACAGATCGATCAGCATGAGTCCGTGTAATACCCGCATATAACGCGACAACAATGAACAGCGCGCAGATCGTGCCGAAATAGTGCAGATACGCCGATGCGAGACTCGCAGCATGAAATGTGACCCACCAGCTCAGTGGGATACGCGCGCTTTGGGCGTCACGGCAGCAGACGCGATAGATCCTTGCGGCAAAGATAAAGCACAGGGTCACGGCAAAGGCGCACCAGGAGTACATGCGGATCTCTACAGACATGTGAGAAACGTAGGGCGTGAACAAGGCAAGAAATGAGAACATCGCACCGACGCGCTGTCCGTAATCGCGTCGTACGCAGCCGAATCCTAGTAGTCCCAGCGAAATCGATCCCGCCACCGAGAACAGCCGGCACGCCAAGATTCCGCCACCTGACACCTGACGGAGAATCCAGAGTGCGATGTAGTAGAGAACCGGATGAACATCAGCCGAGCCGATGCGAATAATATCCGAGATCGAGTGGTTGGAGATCGCAAGGCTGTAGCTCTCGTCAAACCAAATGTTACCGTGAAACGCACCCGCCAGAAGATAGGCGCTCCCAAGGGCAATCACCATGAGATGGAATATTACAAGAGACTCTATCCGAGTACGACGCCCCCCCCCCGATTCAAAACATCAATGATCTCAGTCGATAGGCAAGGGATCTCTGCTTTCGGTTGATTCAAAATCCTCATTCCGCTGTGGTCAAACAGGCAACTATCGATCATTTCTGAAGGCGATATCGATTATACAACGGACCGGAAGATTGAGGGAGATGCCCGCATCACGGCCGTACGCTCCTCCGCCGCCAGCGAGAGTCGTATATCTGCGCGATTTTTGTATACAAAACTAATGAATAACCCCCTGCATCCAGTCAAAAACCGCGCTTTTGTGGAAGCATCGCTCGCGCGGCATCACTGCGTCGCCGCCCTACCGTCCCGCACAGGATACGGCGTCGCCGCTTGATTGTCCCGCGCGGCATCACTGAGTCGCCGCCCTACCGTCCCGCGCGGTATCACAGTGCGCCAGCCCGCCCACAGGGTTGCGGAGAATGCCGTAAGCCGCGAGGAGCCGAGCTAGACCGGCACGGTCCTGAGCCTGCCTGAAGCTGAAACGGACGATGCGCAAGCCGTGCGCAGTGAGCAGCGCCTCGCGCTGCCGCTCTTGCTCCATCGCTTCGGCAGACGTGCGCCCGCCCAGCAGCGCGGGATCCCACCGCTTCGCACGGCCGTCGAGCTCGCCTGCCACGAGTGCACCGTCAACGCTGCGCCACAGGTAGTCCACGCGAAACTTTCGATCGGCGCGAAGCGGATCGGCGAACTCCGTCTGCAGGTCGATCGGCGGAAATCCGATCTCGATCATCACGGCGCGGGCACGCGACTCCCCACCGTTCTCGCTGCGTCCGTCCGCGAGTTGCAAAGTATTGCGCGCCTGATCGATGCCCCGTCTGCCAGAACCGCGGTCCTTGAGATAACGCTCCAGGCAAGCCTTTGTGGTCAGCCCCGCATGCAGTGCGGAATCGACGATCGCGAGTCCGAGCTCCGTGGATGTCGCGCAGAGACACTTGAGGACCGTCTCGTCGATCCCGGTCACGCGAATCCCATCGACGCGCTCCAGCTCTTCGACCGAAAGCCGATGTCTGACGAGCAGTCCGGGCGACCTTGTCCGATAGCTGCCGTGAGAAGCGACATGCGTTGCTCCCAGCAGCTCGAAGGGCACTTCGAGACCGAAAACGACGGCTGCCGAGAACATGCAGAACACCCAAGACGGATGAAGGCTCGCTTGGGCGCGAATACGGTGCATCGCGCGCTCGTCCTCACCGAGGGTCTTCCAATAGGAGATCTCGGCGAACACTCCCGGCTCCGCCTCCACCACCTCATGCGATCTCACACGCCTGCGAAGAGCGCGGCGCTCGTTGCCGCTGCGAATCGCCAGACAACGCTTTGCCCGATGCGCCTCCCGCAGCAATTCGTTGATCCGCATGTCAATTGCTTTCATCACGATCCTCCTCAGAATGACCTGACACCGCCCTAAGCTATCAGACGTGTCTTTCCGATATCGGTCATCTATCTTGCAGAAATGCAGCAGGAGGTTACACGGGTCCAACAGGGAATGCGCACACCGCGGCATGCCAGTCACCCAGGCGCCGGCAGGGGCGCCTCAGACCGACTGACAGTGCCGATCGCAGCGCCGTCTTCATGTCGTTGACGCGTCAGCCGATTGCGGATCAGATTGATGGCGCTAGGTTGGTTTCCCTGCTTTCAATGACGACTCGGCGGCCGTGCCATTCACAGATGCGCGGGTTTTGACTTGATTCAGGGGGTTATTCAATAGTTTTATGTACAAAAGGCGCGCTTTTGTGATGACCATCAGACGCGGGAGCGGTCTCGGTCTCGGTTTCGGTCTCGGCAGCACGGCGCCCTCCACCCTCAGACTCTGCGGCCGGCGCGCCGCACTCCACGGCTCCGCTGCGGACGTCCCAGGCGCGCAGCATGTAGAAGATCTCCTGCGCCACGGCCCGGGGGATCCCCTTCACCTCGGCGATCTGCTCCGCGCTCGCCTGACGTAGTCGCTTCATGGAGCCGAAGTGACGCATCACGGCGCGCTTGCGCACAGGGCCCACGCCCTCGATCTCGTCGAGCACCGAAGCCGTCATCGCCTTGTCGCGCAGCTGGCGATGGAACGTGATCGCGAAGCGGTGAGCCTCGTCGCGAACCTGCTTGATGAGGTAGAGCGACGCCGAACCGGACGGCAGCACGACCGGTGTGTCGTCCCAGGGCACGAACAGCTCCTCGTCCGCCTTTGCCAGACCGCACACCGGTATATCGAGTCCGAGTTCGGCGAGCTGCGTCATGGCGGCCGTCAGCTGCGGCTTGCCGCCATCGACCACAAGCAGATCCGGCCGAGATCCGAAGCGCTCGTCGGCCATGCGCACCGGTGCGTAGCGTCGCCCCAGCACCTCCAGCATCGAGGCGAAATCGTTGGCCTCGCCGGTTGATGTGCGAATGCGGAAGCGACGATACTGGCTCTTGTCAGCGTGGCCCGCTGTGAACACCACCATCGAGGCGACGGTGAAGCACCCGTGGATGGTCGAGATGTCGAAGCACTCGATGCGCATCGGAGGTGCAGGAAGCGCCAAAGCGCTCTCGAGCTGCAGCAGCGCCTGGTTCGTGCGATCGTCGGCGTAACCGGTGCGCATCATATAGCGCATGAGAGCGTGGCGCGCGTTGCGCTCGCAGGTCTCAAGCAGACGGTGCTTCTCGCCGCGCTGCGGACGGTGGAGCCGGCACACCCTGCCGCGCTTCTCGGTGAGCCACTCGCCGAGCAGCTCGGCGTCAGCGAGATCGATCGCGACGTCGACCTCGGCGGGAACGTCGGCCGTCTCGTCGTAGTAGCGCTTGATGAAGCCCGAGACCAGCTCATCGGCTTCCACGTCAAGGCCCTTGTCGAGGATGAACTCGACGCTTCTGATCGTTCGTCCCTCGCGCACGATGAACACGCACGCCCCGGCGATGGTCTCCTCGCGATAGAAGCCGACGAGATCTATATCCACACTCGTGGGAAACTCGACCTGCTGCCGGTCATCGAGGTCGCTGATCATCTGGAGACGCCGTTTGATGCGGCCGGCGCGCTCGAAATCGAGCGCTTCGGCGGCCTCGTTCATCTCGGAGACGAGCTCGTTGACCACATCGCGGCGCTGACCGGTGAGAAAGCGCTCCACGGCTCGGATGCTCCGAGCATATTGCTCGGGGGCGATGGCGCCGACGCACACGCCCGGGCCGCGGCCCACGTGGTAATCGAAGCAGGGTCGGCCACCGGTTGCGCACACCAGGCTCACGATGTCCTCATCCCCGCGATGCGCCTCGATCATGCGGCGCACCCGGCGCCACTCGGCGCACCCAGCGCTGCAGACGGGTATGACCTTGCGCAGGGTATCGATCGTCTCTCGCGCGGCGCGGCTGTCCGTGTAGGGGCCGAAGTAGCGCGTGCCGGCTCTGTGGCGCTCCCGGGTGTACTTGATAGCGGGAAACAGATCGCTCTCGGTCACCGCGATGAACGGATAGCTCTTGTCGTCCTTGAAGTCCACATTGTAGTAGGGGCGGTACTGGCGGATGAGGTTGCGCTCGAGCACGAGCGCCTCGTGCTCGGAATCCACGACGATGTAGTCGAAGCCGCGCACGACCTGCATCATCAGAGGAATCTTCTCGCGGTCGTCGGCGAGCGTCACGTACTGGCGCATGCGCGTACGCAGATTCTTGGCCTTGCCGACGTAGATGACCTCGCCGGCGGCGTTCTTCCACAGATAGCAGCCCGGCAGCGCCGGTACGCGGGAGACCTGCTCCGCCAGGCTCATGATGTCCTCATCACCGAGCATGACGCGCTAGCACGACCCTCGCGAGCCGCCTGCACCCGGAGGCGAAAGGCGTCGGCCACCCGAGTCGCCAGCGCGGTTCGGACCTGAGACCGCTCGGTGGTTCGAGCCGGTGCCGGCACAAGGCCCGGTCTGATCGAGACGAGCGGAGCCGGTGCCGCCACGGGGCCCGGCCTGATCGAGACGCGCGGAGGATGGGGCGCTCAGAGACGGAGGGGCGGGACGGCCGCGGCCGAAGCGAGCCCCGGGACGTCCGTGCGCGCTCGTGACGCGCGCGTCCTCACCGCGCGCCGCGACTTCGCCTCCGACGTGGCTGCGCCGCGTCGTCGCAGCCGACGGAGAGGCGGCGACGCGCCCTCTCGCGCGCGTCCGGGATGTGGCGCGGCGTCGATGCGGTCTGGCGCAGCGCTGCATGCCGCCGCGCGCCCGGCGCCGGCTGCGGCCGCCCAGCAGTCTGCGGATGAGCGAGCCGACCGCATCGGCCTCGGGTACGCCCACCAGCACGGCCGCACCGAACGTCACGAGAAGCGAGACGCAACCCGAGATGACGACATAGCAAAGCGTGCGATACGCCGAAACCGCGACCTCGGTTCCATGGACCGTGACCACAAGGGGGCCCGTGGTCGCCTGCAGCGCCTGCATGACGCCCCAGCCGGCCGCCGCGCCCAGCGCACCGAGCACCGCGCCGGTCGCGAAGCCCCGGATGATGGTGCCGACATTGAGGCCATGCAGCCGGCGACGCAGCCATCGGATCGACAGCGCGTCGAGCACGAGGAAGTACAAGAGGTTCGACAGGGCGATCAGCTCCATGCCCCCTCCCAGCACCATGACGACCACCAGCGTGAAGGTCGCCTCGCACACGGCCGCCACCAAGCAGAAGCGAGCATAGGGCCGCATGTCCATCAGAGCGGAGAAGCTCTTCTGCAGAAGCACGAACTGTCCGTAGAACGGCAGGGAGAGAGCGAGCACGGCGGTGTAGCTCGCAACGAGATGCACGCCGGAGACGGTGAACGCCCCGGCCGCGTAGACGAGGTTCAGCGGGAAGCTGTAGACGACCACGTACAGCGCCAGGGGAATCATGAAGAAGAACAGCTCGCTGACCCCTCGTGAGATGCCCGCTCGCACGCTTCGCGTGTCTCCGCGGGAGGCATCGCGCGCAAGCTCGGTGTACAGAGCCGTGGACAGCGGTATCGCGATGAGCGCATAGGGCAGCGTGTACCACAGGCGCGAGTAGGCGATGACCGACGCACCGGTCTCCGGCTGCACGTGCATGGCCGTCGAGTTCGTGACGGAGCCGAGCACGAAGGTGCAGGCCGTCGCCACGAGCGTGGGCACGCCGAGCGCCACGGTCTGGCGCAGCGCCGGATCGGAGAGGTTGATCCTCAGGCGCGGCCGGATGCCCAAGCGGATGAGCGCCGGGATCTGACAGACCATCTGGACCGCGACCCCGGCGGTTGATCCCACGGCGATCACGAGCAGCGCGGCCATCGGACTCACCTGCGAGAGCGGACGATACGCCAGAAAGCTCGCGATGGTCACGACGTTGTTGAGCACAGGGGCGAACGACGACCAGAAATACTCGCGATGCGCGTTGAGCACGCTCGAGAACACGGAGCCCAGACCGTAGAACAGGATCTGGACGGCCGTGTAGCGAAAGAAGAAGACGGACAGATCGATCGTCTTGGCGGCGTCGGCGGCATCGCTGCTGCCCAGAAACGACTGCGTCCAGATGACCGCCGGAGCGAACACGGTTGAGAGCGCGACGATCACCCCGAGTACGACCAGCAGGATCCCGAGCAGATTGCCGATGTAGTCCTCGGCGCCAGCG
It encodes the following:
- a CDS encoding glycosyltransferase family 39 protein, coding for MVIALGSAYLLAGAFHGNIWFDESYSLAISNHSISDIIRIGSADVHPVLYYIALWILRQVSGGGILACRLFSVAGSISLGLLGFGCVRRDYGQRVGAMFSFLALFTPYVSHMSVEIRMYSWCAFAVTLCFIFAARIYRVCCRDAQSARIPLSWWVTFHAASLASAYLHYFGTICALFIVVALYAGITRTHADRSVRAGLVVGAVLQVLCYLPWLIIFLRQIVKVESGFWITVRYPDALVQAVLFPFIDPWVADAVASAFGLPCGVAIGSIYSKPDPFAISLAMLCVLAAVFAYRRDRRCRGGLQLFASLMVSTLVLSAIGKPIFQYRYLYVAIGPLLLSCAQALFGSSDDSRVKPKVRNRPAAGRGSSIGMFYHARLVALAAKPFAPVGIIGVLLVLSITGKFKLIETLYSPQNIEPVQELREQGTAIHSVWTQDASCMGLLAITAPERRINFVDRWSQQLAYEAYSPGINFYQAGNWGMHMRGERFNVISRYAGIESEVSHRSVIRQTHIDLNKSFDNRFIIRSDKALFRPYEQVWYIVSEVEEC
- the uvrC gene encoding excinuclease ABC subunit UvrC, with the protein product MLGDEDIMSLAEQVSRVPALPGCYLWKNAAGEVIYVGKAKNLRTRMRQYVTLADDREKIPLMMQVVRGFDYIVVDSEHEALVLERNLIRQYRPYYNVDFKDDKSYPFIAVTESDLFPAIKYTRERHRAGTRYFGPYTDSRAARETIDTLRKVIPVCSAGCAEWRRVRRMIEAHRGDEDIVSLVCATGGRPCFDYHVGRGPGVCVGAIAPEQYARSIRAVERFLTGQRRDVVNELVSEMNEAAEALDFERAGRIKRRLQMISDLDDRQQVEFPTSVDIDLVGFYREETIAGACVFIVREGRTIRSVEFILDKGLDVEADELVSGFIKRYYDETADVPAEVDVAIDLADAELLGEWLTEKRGRVCRLHRPQRGEKHRLLETCERNARHALMRYMMRTGYADDRTNQALLQLESALALPAPPMRIECFDISTIHGCFTVASMVVFTAGHADKSQYRRFRIRTSTGEANDFASMLEVLGRRYAPVRMADERFGSRPDLLVVDGGKPQLTAAMTQLAELGLDIPVCGLAKADEELFVPWDDTPVVLPSGSASLYLIKQVRDEAHRFAITFHRQLRDKAMTASVLDEIEGVGPVRKRAVMRHFGSMKRLRQASAEQIAEVKGIPRAVAQEIFYMLRAWDVRSGAVECGAPAAESEGGGRRAAETETETETAPASDGHHKSAPFVHKTIE
- the murJ gene encoding murein biosynthesis integral membrane protein MurJ, producing MADKPRHDGNHFGSGDEPGSCRPDETSAFLNAAGWAKRPLIEPDKTSAFLEAAGAVPPPGCHRAPALPAGLCTPSGADRADARPSGGSEVDASLNAREDPAPGRGSAASAAEDDMSTSDYGGVMRSARLMTGLIVLSRVTGFIRTWAMAFGIGISTVSTAFQISNNLPNTLYELVMGGMLVTAFLPVYMDVRRNRGRAGAEDYIGNLLGILLVVLGVIVALSTVFAPAVIWTQSFLGSSDAADAAKTIDLSVFFFRYTAVQILFYGLGSVFSSVLNAHREYFWSSFAPVLNNVVTIASFLAYRPLSQVSPMAALLVIAVGSTAGVAVQMVCQIPALIRLGIRPRLRINLSDPALRQTVALGVPTLVATACTFVLGSVTNSTAMHVQPETGASVIAYSRLWYTLPYALIAIPLSTALYTELARDASRGDTRSVRAGISRGVSELFFFMIPLALYVVVYSFPLNLVYAAGAFTVSGVHLVASYTAVLALSLPFYGQFVLLQKSFSALMDMRPYARFCLVAAVCEATFTLVVVMVLGGGMELIALSNLLYFLVLDALSIRWLRRRLHGLNVGTIIRGFATGAVLGALGAAAGWGVMQALQATTGPLVVTVHGTEVAVSAYRTLCYVVISGCVSLLVTFGAAVLVGVPEADAVGSLIRRLLGGRSRRRARGGMQRCARPHRRRATSRTRARGRVAASPSAATTRRSHVGGEVAARGEDARVTSAHGRPGARFGRGRPAPPSLSAPSSARLDQAGPRGGTGSARLDQTGPCAGTGSNHRAVSGPNRAGDSGGRRLSPPGAGGSRGSC